One Candidatus Methylomirabilis lanthanidiphila genomic region harbors:
- a CDS encoding membrane protein translates to MEWGSVVKDFVMEQEHRGRIARAAGVVSGATLLSRILGFVRDLIIARAFGAGTATDAFFAAFRLPNMLRELLGEGALSAAFIPVFTESFRTRGRESAWRLAWTVLTMLMLLLLAVSSVGIVFAPWLIRLIAPGFHAIPSKLDLAVYLTRMMFPYILFIGVAALFMAILNSQGHFATPALSPSVLNIAMIACALYLTPYVDPPIAALAIGVLIGGVGQLVMQIPAIWRRSRGVQWGIDVADPAVGRITRLMTPGIAGLAITQVNVFIGTLLASLMGEGGISILYYAFRLIQLPIGLFGVAIATAAFPTMAKQAANRSLGEVAATVAYAIRLVLFVTLPSMVGLIVFRVQIIQLLFERGAFDRTVTLATAEVVLFYAFGLGAYVSNRILVPAFYSLQDTATPVKIGMVAVVVNIVSSLLLMRPLGLGGLALATALSSFVNLGLLLIALQKRLGRLNGLRVRSLAQIAGPAALMALIALSLVHFFDPLTIEPALRRAAVLAFELATSLVAFLVAAACLGSEEIKGLLRWLISRRRTIEGAPSGED, encoded by the coding sequence ATGGAGTGGGGCTCAGTTGTCAAGGATTTTGTGATGGAGCAGGAACATCGCGGACGGATCGCGCGGGCGGCCGGCGTCGTGAGCGGGGCGACGCTGTTAAGCCGGATTCTTGGCTTTGTTCGCGATCTGATCATCGCCAGGGCGTTCGGCGCCGGAACTGCCACCGATGCCTTCTTTGCGGCTTTTCGCCTCCCGAACATGTTGCGCGAATTGCTGGGGGAGGGGGCCCTCTCGGCGGCGTTTATCCCGGTCTTCACCGAATCGTTCAGAACGCGCGGACGAGAGAGCGCCTGGCGATTGGCCTGGACCGTCTTAACCATGCTGATGCTGTTGCTCCTGGCGGTCTCCAGCGTCGGCATCGTGTTCGCGCCCTGGTTGATCAGACTCATCGCCCCCGGCTTCCACGCCATTCCGTCAAAACTTGATCTGGCCGTCTATCTCACCAGGATGATGTTCCCCTATATCCTGTTCATCGGGGTGGCGGCGCTTTTCATGGCGATTCTGAATTCGCAGGGTCACTTTGCCACCCCGGCGCTGTCGCCCAGCGTGCTCAACATCGCCATGATCGCCTGCGCCTTGTATCTGACGCCCTATGTCGACCCGCCGATCGCGGCGCTGGCCATCGGTGTCCTCATCGGCGGCGTGGGGCAGCTTGTGATGCAAATTCCGGCGATCTGGAGACGGAGCAGGGGCGTGCAATGGGGCATCGACGTCGCCGATCCTGCCGTGGGGAGGATCACACGTCTTATGACGCCGGGGATCGCGGGGCTGGCCATCACGCAGGTCAATGTCTTTATCGGGACCCTGCTCGCCTCGCTGATGGGGGAGGGCGGAATCTCGATCCTGTACTACGCATTTCGACTGATCCAGCTTCCGATCGGTCTGTTCGGTGTGGCGATCGCTACGGCGGCCTTCCCCACGATGGCCAAGCAGGCGGCCAACCGTTCCCTCGGAGAGGTGGCGGCTACGGTGGCCTACGCGATCCGCCTGGTCCTTTTCGTCACCCTGCCGTCGATGGTCGGTCTTATCGTGTTCAGAGTGCAGATCATCCAGCTACTTTTTGAGCGGGGCGCATTTGACCGAACCGTGACCCTCGCGACCGCCGAGGTTGTCCTGTTCTACGCCTTCGGTCTCGGAGCCTATGTGTCGAACCGTATTCTCGTGCCGGCATTCTACTCGCTTCAGGATACGGCCACGCCGGTCAAGATCGGTATGGTGGCCGTTGTCGTCAACATTGTCTCATCACTTCTCCTGATGCGCCCACTAGGGCTTGGGGGGCTGGCGCTGGCGACGGCCCTTTCCTCCTTCGTGAACCTGGGCCTCCTGCTGATCGCTTTGCAAAAGCGCCTGGGGCGACTCAACGGGTTACGTGTCCGCTCACTCGCGCAGATCGCCGGGCCTGCCGCCCTCATGGCTCTGATCGCCTTATCGCTTGTCCACTTCTTCGACCCGCTGACGATTGAACCGGCGCTCCGTCGGGCCGCAGTGCTGGCATTCGAGCTTGCAACCAGTCTTGTCGCATTCCTCGTAGCCGCTGCCTGCCTGGGTTCCGAGGAAATAAAGGGCCTGCTCCGATGGCTGATCAGCCGAAGGCGAACGATCGAAGGGGCGCCCTCCGGGGAAGATTAG
- a CDS encoding acetolactate synthase, with the protein MKLTGSEILLRSLVEEGVDTVFGIPGGVILHTYDVMTDAQLAPKIRHILCRHEQGATHAAEGYYKASGKVGTVMVTSGPGACNTVTGVTDALLDSMAIVVFTGQVPTTAMGCDAFQEADVVGTTRTCTKHNFLATRTEDIPRIVKEAYYIARSGRPGPVLVDLPKNVIMGRAEYRGHPQELNIRGYKPTTQGHTGQIKRAVELMRTAKRPLIYGGGGIIHAEAFDELRELVSMTQIPVVLTLMGLGAFDTSDPRSLGMVGMHGSYWSNMAMIHCDLMIAIGSRFSDRVTGKLSEFGKQCKIIHIDIDPTSIRKTVHVDVPIVGDVKQVLGELNKAVGQVERRWVGDFEEWYAQIAEWKAKHPLRYGPMQDAIKPQYAIDMVFEVSEHMNPIVATGVGQHQMWTAQRYRGHKPRRWLTSGGLGTMGYGFPAAMGAQAAFPDDLVICIDGDGSFQMTNQDLITCVENNLPVKVVIINNGYLGMVRQWQELFYSRRYSQVDLTRQPDFVKLAEAYGAVGLRARRPEEVKPILEQAFATPGPVIVDMVTEREENCFPMIPPGGAIKEIIDYGDPIPEKLFQGLR; encoded by the coding sequence ATGAAATTGACAGGATCGGAGATATTGCTGAGGAGCCTGGTTGAAGAGGGCGTGGATACGGTCTTTGGTATTCCAGGCGGTGTGATCCTGCATACTTACGACGTAATGACCGACGCGCAATTGGCCCCGAAGATTCGGCATATCCTCTGTCGCCACGAACAGGGCGCGACACACGCCGCAGAAGGGTACTATAAGGCCAGCGGCAAGGTAGGGACGGTGATGGTCACCTCCGGGCCAGGAGCCTGCAATACCGTCACAGGCGTGACTGATGCGTTGTTGGATTCTATGGCCATTGTCGTCTTTACCGGTCAGGTGCCGACAACGGCCATGGGCTGCGACGCCTTTCAGGAGGCGGATGTCGTCGGTACGACCCGCACCTGCACCAAGCACAACTTCCTCGCTACCAGGACTGAGGATATCCCCAGAATCGTGAAGGAGGCGTATTACATCGCCCGTTCCGGTCGGCCTGGGCCGGTGCTGGTTGACCTTCCAAAGAACGTGATCATGGGTCGCGCCGAGTATCGCGGCCATCCGCAAGAACTGAATATCCGCGGGTACAAGCCGACAACGCAAGGCCATACCGGCCAGATCAAGCGGGCGGTCGAATTGATGAGAACAGCCAAGCGCCCGCTTATATACGGGGGCGGCGGGATCATTCACGCTGAGGCGTTCGACGAGCTTCGCGAGCTGGTCTCGATGACCCAGATCCCGGTTGTACTGACATTGATGGGGTTGGGTGCGTTCGATACATCCGATCCGCGCTCGCTTGGTATGGTGGGCATGCACGGATCATACTGGTCCAATATGGCAATGATTCATTGCGATCTGATGATCGCTATCGGGTCCCGGTTTAGTGATCGGGTGACCGGAAAGCTGTCCGAATTCGGCAAACAGTGCAAGATTATTCATATCGACATCGACCCGACTTCGATTAGAAAAACAGTGCATGTGGATGTCCCGATTGTGGGCGATGTCAAGCAGGTGCTGGGTGAGCTCAATAAAGCCGTTGGCCAGGTGGAACGACGCTGGGTCGGCGACTTTGAGGAGTGGTACGCGCAGATCGCGGAATGGAAGGCCAAGCACCCGCTGCGATACGGTCCGATGCAGGACGCGATCAAGCCGCAGTATGCGATCGATATGGTCTTTGAGGTCAGTGAGCACATGAACCCGATCGTCGCAACCGGCGTCGGCCAGCACCAGATGTGGACGGCGCAGCGCTATCGAGGCCACAAGCCGCGCCGATGGCTGACATCAGGCGGCCTCGGGACGATGGGCTACGGATTTCCCGCGGCGATGGGCGCCCAGGCGGCTTTTCCCGACGACCTGGTGATCTGCATCGACGGCGACGGCAGCTTCCAGATGACTAATCAGGACCTGATTACTTGCGTGGAGAACAATCTGCCGGTCAAGGTGGTGATCATCAATAACGGCTATCTCGGGATGGTCCGGCAGTGGCAGGAACTGTTTTATAGCCGGCGGTATTCTCAGGTTGACCTGACGAGACAACCGGATTTTGTGAAACTCGCAGAGGCCTATGGCGCGGTCGGTCTGCGCGCTCGGCGGCCTGAGGAAGTCAAGCCGATCCTGGAGCAGGCGTTCGCCACGCCGGGACCGGTCATCGTTGACATGGTGACGGAGCGAGAGGAAAATTGCTTCCCCATGATTCCACCAGGTGGAGCAATCAAGGAAATTATCGACTACGGTGATCCGATTCCGGAGAAGCTGTTTCAGGGGCTACGATGA
- a CDS encoding acetolactate synthase: protein MTERVKAILKEAKARHIITLLVENHAGVLARVAALIAAKGYNIDSLTVGETMDPSISRMTLVVRGDDSVVEQAVKQLNRLIDVIRVTDLTGEEFVERELVLVKVKAKPEAKAEILRIADIFRAKVVDVAPLSYMLELTGAEDKLNAFIELLKPYGIQEFARTGMTVMTRGSKVLSKQAEEILKGSETKKVVGLVE, encoded by the coding sequence ATGACAGAGCGGGTCAAGGCGATACTCAAAGAGGCGAAGGCGCGTCATATTATCACCCTGCTTGTAGAGAATCACGCGGGCGTCCTTGCGCGCGTCGCCGCGCTGATCGCAGCCAAAGGTTACAACATCGACAGCCTGACCGTCGGCGAGACGATGGATCCGTCTATCTCCAGGATGACCCTCGTTGTGAGGGGGGACGACTCGGTGGTGGAACAGGCGGTAAAACAACTCAACAGGCTCATCGATGTGATCCGTGTCACCGACCTGACCGGTGAAGAGTTTGTCGAGCGGGAGCTTGTGCTCGTGAAGGTGAAGGCCAAGCCGGAGGCAAAGGCTGAGATCCTCCGGATTGCAGATATCTTTCGGGCCAAGGTCGTGGATGTCGCCCCCCTGTCGTATATGCTGGAGCTGACCGGCGCCGAAGACAAGTTAAATGCCTTTATTGAACTGCTCAAGCCGTACGGCATTCAGGAGTTTGCGAGGACCGGTATGACGGTCATGACCAGGGGCAGCAAGGTGTTGAGCAAGCAGGCCGAAGAGATCTTAAAAGGATCGGAGACGAAGAAGGTAGTCGGGCTCGTCGAGTGA
- a CDS encoding ketol-acid reductoisomerase translates to MAKLYYDQDADLNLLADKTIAIMGYGSQGHAHALNFKESGLNVIVGLYPGSKSWDKVKSAGLKVATCEEAAYSADVIMMLLPDQTHRQVYQESIEKALTPGKTLMFAHGFNIHFHQIVPPPTVDVSMIAPKAPGHLVRQVFTEGGGVPALVAVHQDVSGKARAMALAYAKGIGCTRAGVLETTFREETETDLFGEQAVLCGGASALVKAGFETLVKAGYQPELAYFECMHELKLIVDLFYRGGLAYMRYSISDTAEYGDYSRGPRIVNDQVKAEMRKILDEIQTGAFAREWILENQAGKPSFLAMRQAESEHPIETVGKELRSMMTWIKKPATD, encoded by the coding sequence ATGGCCAAGCTGTATTACGACCAGGATGCTGATCTGAATCTGCTGGCAGACAAGACCATTGCCATCATGGGGTATGGGAGCCAAGGCCATGCCCATGCGCTAAACTTCAAAGAAAGCGGCCTCAATGTGATCGTCGGCCTCTATCCGGGGAGCAAATCATGGGATAAGGTCAAGTCTGCCGGGCTGAAGGTCGCCACCTGCGAAGAGGCCGCCTACAGCGCAGACGTGATCATGATGCTGCTGCCTGACCAAACACATAGGCAGGTCTACCAGGAATCGATCGAGAAGGCGCTAACGCCCGGTAAGACCTTGATGTTCGCCCATGGCTTCAACATCCACTTTCATCAAATCGTACCCCCGCCGACCGTAGACGTGTCGATGATCGCGCCCAAGGCACCGGGCCATCTGGTGCGCCAGGTCTTTACAGAGGGGGGCGGCGTTCCGGCGCTGGTGGCGGTTCACCAGGACGTATCTGGAAAGGCGAGGGCGATGGCCTTGGCCTATGCGAAAGGGATCGGATGTACGAGGGCGGGCGTGCTCGAGACAACCTTTCGTGAGGAGACAGAGACCGACCTGTTTGGTGAGCAGGCCGTGTTGTGTGGAGGGGCCTCTGCCCTGGTGAAGGCCGGATTTGAGACCCTGGTCAAGGCCGGCTATCAGCCTGAGTTGGCCTACTTTGAATGCATGCACGAGCTGAAGCTGATTGTCGACCTCTTCTATCGGGGCGGGTTAGCGTACATGCGCTATTCGATCAGTGATACGGCAGAATATGGCGACTACAGCCGCGGTCCCCGTATCGTCAATGATCAAGTCAAGGCCGAGATGCGGAAGATCCTCGATGAGATTCAGACCGGCGCATTCGCTCGAGAATGGATCCTCGAAAATCAGGCCGGCAAGCCGAGCTTCCTGGCTATGCGCCAGGCCGAGTCGGAGCATCCGATAGAAACGGTGGGTAAGGAGCTCCGGTCGATGATGACCTGGATCAAAAAGCCGGCGACGGACTAG
- a CDS encoding 5,10-methylenetetrahydrofolate reductase: MKIADLYGTDRFGLSFEIFPPKTEAGEVPLLSALTALKVYRPSFVSCTYGAAGTTREQTLELTVKIRTACGVTTAAHRTCVGSTVEEIRQWLKQASDLGIENIVALRGDPPKGQAEFTKPEGGLAYANELVALIRQEFPHFSIAVAGYPETHQEAPSPAVDLANLKRKVDAGADAVITQLFYDNRDFFDFRRRYTEAGMTTPLIPGILPVVNLGQVQRITSMCGARIPISFLAELEAYREDPHGQVDVGVRYAVRQCRELLDAGVPGLHFYLLNKAEATSRILQALDLPR; this comes from the coding sequence ATGAAGATCGCTGACCTCTACGGCACAGATCGATTTGGACTCTCCTTCGAGATATTTCCCCCCAAGACCGAGGCCGGGGAGGTTCCGTTGCTGTCCGCCCTCACGGCCCTGAAGGTGTACCGCCCCTCCTTCGTGTCATGCACCTATGGCGCCGCAGGTACGACTCGGGAACAAACCCTGGAGCTGACCGTCAAGATCCGCACGGCATGTGGCGTGACGACAGCCGCTCATAGGACGTGCGTGGGATCAACGGTAGAGGAGATTCGACAGTGGTTAAAGCAGGCGAGCGACCTGGGCATTGAGAATATTGTCGCCTTGCGCGGCGATCCGCCTAAAGGGCAGGCGGAGTTCACCAAGCCCGAGGGCGGGCTGGCGTACGCCAATGAACTGGTCGCGCTGATCCGACAGGAATTCCCCCACTTCAGCATAGCCGTTGCCGGCTATCCCGAAACCCATCAGGAGGCGCCGAGTCCTGCCGTCGATCTGGCGAATCTGAAGCGGAAGGTCGATGCGGGCGCCGACGCCGTCATCACCCAGCTCTTTTACGACAATCGCGATTTCTTTGATTTTCGCCGTCGTTATACAGAGGCGGGGATGACCACACCGCTGATTCCAGGTATCCTGCCGGTGGTCAACCTGGGCCAGGTTCAGCGCATTACATCGATGTGTGGAGCCAGGATTCCGATCTCGTTTCTGGCCGAGCTGGAGGCGTATCGGGAAGACCCCCATGGGCAGGTAGACGTGGGCGTGCGTTATGCTGTCCGACAATGCCGCGAACTGCTTGATGCAGGTGTCCCCGGTTTACACTTTTATCTCCTCAATAAAGCTGAAGCGACGTCGCGAATTCTGCAGGCGTTGGATCTGCCCAGATGA
- a CDS encoding tRNA delta(2)-isopentenylpyrophosphate transferase — protein MSPGPIIVLVGPTASGKSSLALTLAERVGGEIVAADSMQVYRGLDIGTAKPTADDRYRIPHHLLDVVAPDQPFTAVDYVRLASAAIVDIRTRGRLPIVVGGTGLYVRALFYGLFDGPGEITALRETLNQEAARAGSATLYRRLEAIDPEAAAAIHPNDLFRIVRALEVAAVSGRPISSLRVEGRRNYKPVPGPVLTFGLKRNRQELYQRIEARVEAMMAQGLLREVQTLLDQGYSGTLKPFRAIGYRHMIEYLKGQRSLDDSIASLKRDTRRYAKRQLTWFRHQDEVEWQSVEGSVVSERMLRLLAERIEAAWSSTV, from the coding sequence TTGAGTCCTGGGCCGATCATCGTGCTGGTGGGTCCGACTGCATCGGGGAAGTCGTCGTTGGCGCTTACCCTGGCGGAACGCGTAGGGGGCGAAATCGTTGCCGCCGACTCGATGCAGGTGTACCGAGGTCTGGATATCGGGACAGCGAAGCCGACCGCTGACGACCGGTACCGTATCCCCCACCATCTTCTGGACGTGGTCGCGCCTGACCAGCCCTTTACGGCGGTCGATTATGTAAGGTTGGCGTCTGCTGCCATCGTCGACATTCGGACTCGCGGGCGTCTCCCGATTGTGGTAGGAGGAACCGGCCTCTATGTCCGCGCACTCTTCTACGGCCTGTTTGACGGCCCCGGCGAGATTACCGCACTGAGAGAGACACTGAACCAGGAGGCGGCGCGAGCAGGTTCCGCAACCCTATACCGGCGGCTCGAGGCTATTGATCCTGAGGCGGCTGCGGCGATCCATCCCAACGATCTCTTTCGAATCGTGCGGGCGCTTGAGGTTGCCGCGGTGAGTGGCCGTCCCATCTCTTCCCTCAGGGTAGAGGGACGCCGCAACTATAAGCCGGTCCCAGGGCCTGTGTTGACATTCGGCCTGAAGCGGAATCGGCAGGAACTCTACCAACGGATTGAGGCGAGAGTAGAGGCGATGATGGCGCAAGGATTGTTGCGCGAGGTCCAGACTCTGCTCGATCAGGGTTATAGCGGGACACTCAAGCCGTTCCGAGCTATCGGCTACCGTCATATGATCGAATACCTGAAGGGGCAGCGCAGTCTTGACGACTCGATCGCCTCGCTCAAGCGTGATACACGGCGGTACGCTAAACGCCAACTTACCTGGTTCCGTCACCAGGACGAGGTAGAGTGGCAATCCGTGGAAGGTTCGGTCGTCAGCGAGCGTATGCTCCGTTTACTCGCCGAAAGAATCGAGGCGGCATGGTCAAGCACGGTGTAG
- a CDS encoding 3-phosphoshikimate 1-carboxyvinyltransferase: protein MVKHGVGLMRVDPVGPLKGELTLPGDKSITHRAIILASLADGITEISGALRSHDCRDTAKAFRAMGVAIDELNDERLQIRGGGLHGLKEPTDVLDLGNSGTTMRLLAGVLAAQPFFSVLTGDQYLRARPMARVVLPLKSMGATILGRDAGNLPPLAIKGTRLKAIDYVSPVASAQIKSAILLAGLLTEGETTVTEPSLSRDHTERMFDAVGIPIHRHGLHLRVDGVKTIPAFEIVIPGDFSAAAFFLVAALVIPGSDLTLREVGINPTRTGLLEALQSMGAVIEVSRRRIVSGEPVADLHVRSQTLHGTEVAGALIPRMVDEIPVFAVAAALATGTTIIRDAAELRVKEVDRLTAIAKELHRFGVEIEHCPDGLIIHGRSALSGCHCDSWGDHRMAMTLAVAGLTAEGSTTISDPSCVSSSFPDFWTRLNAVMPGAAVPLEG, encoded by the coding sequence ATGGTCAAGCACGGTGTAGGGCTGATGCGGGTTGATCCAGTCGGTCCGCTGAAGGGAGAACTCACCCTTCCAGGCGATAAGTCGATCACGCATCGCGCGATCATCCTCGCGTCGCTGGCTGATGGGATTACCGAGATCAGCGGAGCACTGCGCAGTCATGACTGTCGCGACACCGCGAAGGCGTTCAGAGCCATGGGGGTCGCGATTGACGAGTTGAATGATGAACGGCTACAGATTCGGGGGGGCGGACTGCACGGCTTAAAGGAACCCACGGACGTTCTGGATCTCGGAAATTCCGGTACGACGATGAGGCTTCTGGCTGGGGTGCTGGCGGCGCAGCCGTTCTTTTCCGTACTGACAGGCGATCAGTATCTACGCGCGCGACCGATGGCCAGGGTTGTGCTGCCGCTGAAGTCGATGGGGGCCACAATTCTCGGTCGTGACGCCGGTAATCTGCCTCCCTTGGCCATTAAGGGAACGCGCCTGAAAGCGATCGACTATGTGAGCCCGGTTGCCAGCGCCCAGATTAAATCCGCGATCCTCTTGGCGGGTCTCTTGACTGAAGGGGAGACGACTGTCACTGAACCATCCCTCTCACGCGATCACACAGAGCGGATGTTTGACGCGGTGGGCATCCCGATCCACCGTCATGGGTTGCATCTCCGAGTCGATGGCGTCAAGACAATCCCGGCGTTTGAGATCGTTATTCCTGGCGATTTCTCAGCGGCTGCGTTCTTTCTTGTCGCGGCCCTGGTGATTCCGGGTTCGGATCTGACATTGCGGGAGGTGGGCATCAATCCGACACGCACCGGTCTGCTGGAGGCACTGCAGTCAATGGGTGCGGTGATTGAGGTGAGCCGACGTCGTATCGTCTCGGGTGAGCCGGTTGCCGATTTGCATGTCAGGAGTCAGACGCTACACGGGACAGAGGTGGCCGGGGCTCTGATCCCTCGGATGGTTGATGAGATTCCGGTGTTTGCCGTGGCGGCGGCACTCGCAACCGGCACTACAATTATACGGGATGCGGCCGAGCTTCGGGTCAAGGAGGTGGATCGGCTTACTGCAATTGCCAAGGAACTTCATCGGTTTGGCGTTGAGATTGAGCATTGCCCTGATGGGTTGATCATTCACGGACGCTCGGCGCTTTCCGGCTGTCATTGTGACAGTTGGGGGGATCACCGGATGGCGATGACATTGGCGGTGGCCGGCCTGACTGCCGAAGGAAGCACCACCATTTCCGATCCATCCTGTGTCAGCAGCTCATTCCCGGATTTCTGGACACGGTTAAACGCCGTTATGCCTGGAGCGGCCGTTCCGTTAGAGGGCTGA
- a CDS encoding cytidylate kinase — translation MQDTMDSDQARGTKESLIVAIDGPVGAGKSTAARLLSRRLGYRYIDSGAMYRALSWKALRVGLDLNDEQALRRLADNTSIVLQSVDDRELIFVDGQDVSRQIREREVEQATSRISTHPSVRCVMVAHQRQMAAQGGVVMDGRDIGTVVFPDAHVKFFLTARLEVRATRRYLETQAAGASRKIDQLAEDIQLRDTRDMSRRASPLRKAEEAVTIDTSDLAVSQVVDVMETEVRRKIAALAGDM, via the coding sequence ATGCAGGATACAATGGATAGCGATCAAGCGAGGGGAACGAAGGAGTCTCTCATCGTCGCGATCGACGGACCCGTGGGGGCGGGCAAGAGTACGGCTGCCCGCCTGCTTTCCAGACGGCTGGGATATCGGTATATCGACAGTGGGGCCATGTATCGCGCGCTGTCGTGGAAGGCGCTGCGGGTAGGTCTTGACCTGAATGATGAACAAGCCCTTCGACGACTGGCCGACAACACGTCTATCGTCCTCCAATCTGTCGATGACCGAGAACTGATCTTCGTGGATGGCCAGGATGTCAGTCGACAGATCAGAGAGCGCGAGGTAGAACAGGCGACATCGAGAATCTCAACCCACCCGAGCGTTCGTTGCGTGATGGTGGCGCATCAGCGGCAGATGGCGGCGCAGGGGGGGGTCGTCATGGACGGACGTGATATCGGTACGGTCGTCTTTCCCGATGCCCACGTGAAATTCTTTCTTACGGCTCGACTAGAGGTCCGGGCGACCCGTCGATATCTTGAGACGCAGGCGGCAGGAGCGAGCCGCAAGATAGATCAACTTGCCGAAGACATTCAGTTGCGAGATACAAGAGACATGAGCCGACGCGCCTCACCATTGCGAAAAGCCGAGGAGGCCGTTACGATCGATACCAGCGATCTAGCCGTTTCTCAGGTAGTGGATGTGATGGAGACGGAGGTGAGACGGAAGATAGCGGCTCTAGCAGGCGATATGTGA
- a CDS encoding acyl-phosphate glycerol 3-phosphate acyltransferase, which yields MCLGIAKVAFRLHIEGQEFIPRTGPVILAANHVSYIDPVIIAIAVRRPVRFMAKKELFRVPLLGWLIRQFGTFPVNRDGTNLQAFKRATSLLEAGEIVAIFPEGTRGDGIRLRPAKPGIGLMAARTGAPVIPVFHKGTEKVFPRGAWLPRPYRIAIKFGMPYRFTGEQASTRQDQVAIFGRTIMEKIAALNASSDYGVQLKDDLTYATGEAMLIKKRGINEPT from the coding sequence TTGTGCCTCGGCATCGCAAAGGTCGCGTTTCGTCTTCACATCGAGGGGCAGGAGTTTATTCCTCGTACCGGACCGGTGATCCTGGCGGCGAACCACGTCAGCTATATCGATCCGGTGATCATCGCGATCGCGGTTCGGCGGCCGGTCCGTTTCATGGCCAAGAAGGAGCTGTTCCGTGTTCCGTTATTGGGTTGGCTGATTCGGCAGTTCGGCACTTTTCCTGTCAATCGGGATGGAACCAACCTGCAGGCCTTCAAGCGGGCGACCTCTTTGCTGGAAGCGGGAGAGATCGTCGCAATCTTTCCTGAAGGGACGCGCGGAGACGGCATTCGCTTGCGGCCCGCTAAACCAGGGATCGGATTGATGGCGGCCCGGACCGGCGCACCGGTCATTCCAGTGTTTCACAAGGGAACGGAGAAGGTATTTCCCCGAGGCGCCTGGCTTCCCAGACCGTATCGAATTGCGATAAAATTCGGGATGCCATACCGGTTTACCGGAGAACAGGCGAGCACAAGACAGGATCAGGTCGCCATATTCGGTCGAACAATCATGGAGAAAATTGCCGCGCTTAATGCCTCGTCAGATTACGGTGTTCAATTGAAAGATGATCTGACTTACGCAACAGGAGAGGCTATGCTGATAAAGAAACGAGGTATCAATGAGCCCACATAA